In Oncorhynchus keta strain PuntledgeMale-10-30-2019 chromosome 19, Oket_V2, whole genome shotgun sequence, a single genomic region encodes these proteins:
- the LOC118378475 gene encoding chromobox protein homolog 3-like isoform X1: MKTSPLVSQPNMGKKQNGKGKKEVLEAEPPEEYVVEKVMDQRIVNGKVEFFLKWKGFTEADNTWEPEDNLDCPELISAFLEAQKNVVEKPDSNKRKSSTDEPETEENKAKKKKDVSDKPRGFARSLDPERIIGATDSSGELMFLMKWKDSDEADLVPAREANTRCPQVVISFYEERLTWHSCPEDEAQ; encoded by the exons ATGAAAACCTCCCCTCTTGTTTCGCAGCCTAACATGGGTAAGAAGCAGAATGGCAAAGGCAAGAAGGAGGTGCTGGAGGCAGAGCCGCCGGAGGAGTATGTTGTGGAGAAGGTGATGGACCAGCGCATCGTCAATGGGAAGGTGGAATTTTTCCTCAAGTGGAAAGGATTTACAGA AGCGGATAACACTTGGGAGCCAGAGGATAACCTGGACTGTCCCGAGCTGATCTCGGCCTTCCTCGAAGCCCAGAAGAACGTGGTAGAAAAGCCTGACTCCAACAAGAGGAAGTCCTCAACAGATGAGCCAgagacagaggaaaacaaagcCAAGAAGAAGAAGGATGTG agtgaCAAGCCACGGGGATTTGCCAGGAGCCTGGACCCAGAGAGGATCATCGGTGCaactgacagtagtggagaaCTTATGTTCTTGATGAAGTG GAAAGACTCGGACGAGGCAGACCTTGTCCCGGCCCGGGAGGCCAACACTCGCTGCCCTCAGGTGGTCATCTCCTTCTACGAGGAGAGGCTGACCTGGCACTCCTGTCCTGAGGATGAGGCGCAGTAG
- the LOC118378475 gene encoding chromobox protein homolog 3-like isoform X2, whose protein sequence is MGKKQNGKGKKEVLEAEPPEEYVVEKVMDQRIVNGKVEFFLKWKGFTEADNTWEPEDNLDCPELISAFLEAQKNVVEKPDSNKRKSSTDEPETEENKAKKKKDVSDKPRGFARSLDPERIIGATDSSGELMFLMKWKDSDEADLVPAREANTRCPQVVISFYEERLTWHSCPEDEAQ, encoded by the exons ATGGGTAAGAAGCAGAATGGCAAAGGCAAGAAGGAGGTGCTGGAGGCAGAGCCGCCGGAGGAGTATGTTGTGGAGAAGGTGATGGACCAGCGCATCGTCAATGGGAAGGTGGAATTTTTCCTCAAGTGGAAAGGATTTACAGA AGCGGATAACACTTGGGAGCCAGAGGATAACCTGGACTGTCCCGAGCTGATCTCGGCCTTCCTCGAAGCCCAGAAGAACGTGGTAGAAAAGCCTGACTCCAACAAGAGGAAGTCCTCAACAGATGAGCCAgagacagaggaaaacaaagcCAAGAAGAAGAAGGATGTG agtgaCAAGCCACGGGGATTTGCCAGGAGCCTGGACCCAGAGAGGATCATCGGTGCaactgacagtagtggagaaCTTATGTTCTTGATGAAGTG GAAAGACTCGGACGAGGCAGACCTTGTCCCGGCCCGGGAGGCCAACACTCGCTGCCCTCAGGTGGTCATCTCCTTCTACGAGGAGAGGCTGACCTGGCACTCCTGTCCTGAGGATGAGGCGCAGTAG